The DNA segment GCCGTCTCCGGGCCGTGGGGGCCACGGACGGTCCTGCGCGGGACGGTAGGGCGAGTGGCTGTCGCCACGCTAGTGGTCGCGCTCATCTCGCTCGTCGTGCCGGCGTTCCCGGACGTTTCCACCGTCGTCGTAACGGGTGTCGTTCTGGCGACGTTGCTCACTGGCTGGTTCGTTCGCTTCGATCGGCCAAGCGGCGGTGGGACGCTCGTCGCGACGACCGATCCCGACCTGGCCAGCCGCGCCATCGAGACGTTACCTGTCCGCCCAGATGGATTCGTCTCTCCGCCGCTTCACGTCACACCAGACCCCCGGGTCGACGGCGTGGACACGACGCACGAACGGGGTACCGACGCGGACTCGACGGCCAATCGTTCGGGTCGTCGTCCGATGGATGGCGTCCCGGCACCCACCGAGGAGGACGACGGCCAGCACAGCCCGCGCAGCGACGGCGGCCGGCCGGCAAACGAGTCGGATGGCAACGAGGACAGGGATAGGGACGTAGATCACGACTTCGGGAATTCGGGTTCACCGCACAGGGTGACGATCGACGCGGAAACGGAGGCTGTCGTCGAGACGTCGACGCTCGACGGCGTCGCGGCGATCGACGGCGTTCCTCGTCTCGGCGGCTTGTCTCGGCTGGATGCGATCTTTTCGTCGCACGACGTCGATGCAGTCGCCCTGGCCATCGGCGAGGCTGACCGTTGTGAGTTCTTCGGGACGCTAGAGCTGTGTCGCGATCACACCATCGCGGCGCTCGTCCCGGCCTCTCTCGCCGAGCACGTTATCGTCACCGAGGAACTCGACGGTGGGTTCTATCGGGTCGACCTGAACCCGTGGTCGTGGTACAGCCGTCTCGGGAAACGCATCTTCGACCTCGCGTTCGCCGCGTTCGGCCTCGTCGTTCTGACCCCGCTCATCCTCCTCATCGCCGCGGCGATCACCCTCGACTCCGCTGGCCCGGTGTTCTACGAGCAACCTCGAACGACGACGTTCGGCCGGCAGTTTCGGCTCCTGAAGTTTCGGACGATGGTACCGGAGAGCGACGACGCGGCGCCGCTCGGCGACGAGCAGAACGAACGGATCACCCGGGTCGGTCGGCTCCTTCGGACGACCCACCTCGACGAGATCCCACAACTCGCCTCGATCCTCGTCGGAGATATGAGCGTCGTCGGCCCGAGAGCAGTCTGGACCGAGGAGGAACGCCTCCTCGAACGGGAGGTGCCCGGCTGGCGCAGCCGATGGCTCGTGAAACCCGGGCTAACTGGGCTGGCGCAGGTCCGGGGCGTCACCAGCACCGACGGGCACCGGAAACTGGAACACGACCTGGAGTACGTCCGTGACCGATCGTTCCTGCTGGACCTTCGGATCGTTCTCGCACAGATTCACACCGTCCTGACGGATACACACTCGCTGGCGACCGGCGACGACGGAGGGTCGTCCTGAATGCGGATCTGTCGCGTGGCACAGAAGGTCTATCCAGACGTTCCCGGCGGCGGACCGTATCACGTTCACGCGATGAGTCGCGACCAGGCGGCCCGCGGGCACGACGTGACCGTGTTGACCGTTCGTCACGACGCCTCGCTCCCGCGCGTCGAGGAACGAGACGGCTACACGATTCGCCGATTCGATCCGACGGCCTGCGTGCTCGGCAACGACTTCTCGCTCGGACTCGCGCGTCGACTCGCGGACTTAGACGACGTCGATGTCGTTCACGCTCACTCTCACCTGTACGCGTCCACGAACGTCGCCGCGATCAGGCGCTCGCTCGACGACATCCCGCTCGCGATCACGAACCACGGACTGTTCTCCCAGAACGCCCCGGCGTGGGCGATCGAGGGCTACCTGCGCTCGATCGGTCGGTGGACGCTCAACCGCGCGGATATCGTCTTCTGCTACAGCGAGGTCGACGAGCGACGGCTTCGATCGTACGGCGTCTCCACACCGGTGGCGGTCGTCCGGAACGGCATCGACGTAGACCGGTTCTCACCCGATGGCCCGACGAGTGACCTGATCGACGACGACGGTATCGTCGTCCTGTTCGTCGGACGCCTCGTCGAGGGAAAGCGGCCGAAGGATGCGGTTCGGACGCTGGAGTACCTCCGGCGGGACCTCAACGACGTCACCCTGTACGTCTGCGGCGACGGTCCGCTCCGAGACGATCTGGAGACGGCGATCGCCCGACGCGATCTGGTAGACCACGTCGAGTTCCTCGGCCACGTCTCGTACGACGAGATGCCGAGACTCTACCGGAGCAGCGACGTGCTACTCCTCCCGAGCCGGGCAGAGGGTATGCCGCGAACGATGTTAGAGGCCCAGGCGTCCGGTCTCCCGGTCGTCTCGTCCGATCTCGATCAGTTGCGAACGATCCGGACGTCGGCCGATCGGTTCGTCTCCGACGATGCGGGAAGCGCCTTCGCGGCGGGCGTCCAGTCGGTTATCGAGACGAACGGTCATCTGAAGACGACAGACGAACCGTCGAGCCGATTCTCGTGGGACCGAACGGTCGAGGAGACGACGACGGTGCTAGAGCGACTGGTGACCGACCGGCACGTATAACGGCCGTTCGGACGCCGACGGAGCGGTTCGCGCTCGTCGTTACCGTCGCCGTCGAGGACGCTTCGGTGACTCGATTCCGCCACTGCACGTCCGTATTCGCCGTTCGATCGTCTCCCGGTGATCCCACACGTTCCGAATCCGCGCGTCCCACTCGATATCCAGCCGACCGTTCAACTGACCCTCCGTTCGGACGCGTTCGACGTAGCCGATCGCGAGGTAGGTGGCCATCGCCCGTGCGTCGACGCCGATCGTCACGCCGTATTCGGCCAGGTCTTCGTAGACGACCGACGAGTAGGGGTTCCGATCCAGGAACAGCCGTGCGAACCCCGTTTCGAAACCGTCCCAGAGCGACGTCGCCGACTGGAGCGCAACGAATCCGGCATCGACGATCGGGATTCCCTCGACGCTGGCCCACTCCCAGTCGATGACGCCCGTCACCTCCCAGTCGTCCGTTTCGGTGTCCACGTAGATGTTCGAACCGAAGTAGTCACCGTGCGTGAGAACCTGCGGGAGTTCGATCGGCCGGTCGACTCCGGGTGGATCCGTCAACCCGAGCCGGTCGAGCGCGAGATCCGAGACGACGTCAGCCGGCTCTTTTCGGACTACTCCCGACTGCGTGCCGAGGTGCAGGCGCTGTAGCCAGTCGAACGCGACGTCCAGAATCCGTTCGAAACGTTCCGGGTCCCGAGAGAGTACCGAATCGAGCGGCCTCCCGTCGACGGGACGCTCGACTCGTTCCGGCCCGAACACCGTCGTCCTCGTCCGTGCATTCGGGATCGTTGCCGAAACGGAACTGACCGACGAGGCAGTGCGGGTCGCACGATCGGCCGCCTCGTTCGCCGCTGCGTGGCGCCGACTGTTCGGGATCTTTCGAACGGCGGCGAGGATCCCCTCGTCCAGTTCCAGCACGCTCGTTCGGTTCTTGCCGGCCACGCTGACCACGTCCGTGACCGGCGCATCGGGTCGGGTAGCCACAGGCGATCGCCCGCACACGAACAGGTACCGCGGAAACGTTTGCGCTACCGTACGCGTTCGTCGTCCAATCCGGACCAGCCGTCGTAACACGCCGAAACCGGTTCTGTCCGCCGTCGCGTCGAACTCTCCGAGGAGCCACGGCAGTACGTCGTCGCTCTCGGCGTCGAACGCGAGTTCGTTCTCGTGTCGACCCCGGGAGAGGAGGCCGTACGTGCGTTCGACGGCGAGCCCGTGTCGATCGAGCGCCCGGGTCACTCTGGCCGGTATCGCGTCGATCGACGCGGCGATCCGGGTACCGAGCCCGTCTCGCTGGGACGGGGCGAGTCCGAGGAGTGCTGTTAGTCCGAGCTCGCGGATCCAGCCGTCGACGACGAGGGCGAGTCGGCCGTCCGGCGCGAGGCGGTTCGACACTTCAGAGAGGTACTTCGGGAGTTCGCTCGCCGGACACTGTAGCACGACGAGATCGAAGGCGCCGTCGGGGAACGGAAGGTCTACAACCGTCGCGTGGAGCGGCTCGACGTCGGTTCCCTCGGCGCTCGCGACGGCCGCCGTCGCTTGGAGGGAGGCGACGGACGTATCCGCGACCCAGACAGAGTCCATCGCTTCTGCGACCGAGAGCGCCACCGACTCGTCGTGCGTCCCGACGACGAGCGCCCGCCCGGCACAGTACGGTTCGAGCAGGACTCGCCAGCCGACCGTTCGCCGCGTGAAGAACCGGTCGACTACCTCGTCGTCGAGGCGGCCCACCTGATGGGCCGCGAAGACGGGCGCTATCGTGTCGTCGATCTCGAGCCCGGCGAGTTCCCGGAGTTGCTCGGCGCGCGGATCGGGTTCCACGACCGTTGTCGTGCTCGGAACGCCGCCGCGCGACGAGACGTGGCGGCCGCACACGAGACACTCCTCGTCGTCCATCGCATCTCGAAGACAGTGCGGACACGTCGGTGACCGGGCCACGGGGGTTCGAGTGGCCGGACCACGCCGTCGGGGTTAAGCATTCGCGTCGGGGCCACCGGTGTCGGAGCCGATCGAGCGATTGGTCCATCCGACCCGCCGAGTAAGGGCGCCGTACAGCCGGTTCACCCTGCCAACCACTTTAGGGCTCTCCGCGGTACCTCCGGCGATGGACGTCGATTCCGCCCACCCGTCCGCCGCGGCGATCGCGACGAGGTACGCGACCGCCGGGGCCGACGACTGGACGGACGTGTTACGGCGCGCCGACGCGAACGGGGTCGCGACCGTGGTCCTTGAGACGCTGTTCGCCGGCGAGGAGGGACCGATCGGTGCGGATCGGACGGGCGAGCTGGACTGTCGGGCGCTCGACGCGTCCACCCCCGAGTACCTCTCGGCGGCCCTTCGACGCCGACGGTCGCGCGCGGAGCAGTTCGAACTCGACCTCGAGGCCGTCGGTGGCCACTTCGCAGATCGGGGAATTCCGTACGCGGTGATCAAGACGAACGTCGACCACGCGTACCACCCGTGGGACCTGAACGTCCTCGTCTCCCCGGCTGACTTGCCGGCCGCCGACGAGTTGCTCACCGCCAGCGGCTGGGAGCGGACGTCGCTCCGCGCGCACCCGCTCGCCCGGACCGAGCCGGGAAAGCGGCTGTACGAACACCCGGTCAGGCACCCGGTCCACCTCCACCGTGCGGTGTCGTGGAACGGGCTCACCTACCTCCGGCCGGAGACCGTCCTCGACTCGCGGTGTCGCATCGACGGCGTTGCCTACCCGGATCCGGTCGTCGACGCCGCGATTCACTGTGCGCACACCGTCTTCGAGGGATTCTCCCTCCGACTCGTCGAAGCGCTCGAGATCGTCCGTCTGCTCGGTGACGCGGCGGAATCGGATCAGGTGCGCGCTCGTCGACTCGCGGTGGACAACGGCTGGCCGGCCGGCTTCGACCTGGCGCTGACGAC comes from the Halovivax cerinus genome and includes:
- a CDS encoding glycosyltransferase family 4 protein — encoded protein: MRICRVAQKVYPDVPGGGPYHVHAMSRDQAARGHDVTVLTVRHDASLPRVEERDGYTIRRFDPTACVLGNDFSLGLARRLADLDDVDVVHAHSHLYASTNVAAIRRSLDDIPLAITNHGLFSQNAPAWAIEGYLRSIGRWTLNRADIVFCYSEVDERRLRSYGVSTPVAVVRNGIDVDRFSPDGPTSDLIDDDGIVVLFVGRLVEGKRPKDAVRTLEYLRRDLNDVTLYVCGDGPLRDDLETAIARRDLVDHVEFLGHVSYDEMPRLYRSSDVLLLPSRAEGMPRTMLEAQASGLPVVSSDLDQLRTIRTSADRFVSDDAGSAFAAGVQSVIETNGHLKTTDEPSSRFSWDRTVEETTTVLERLVTDRHV
- a CDS encoding sugar transferase, with protein sequence MRMVRSRSLANLASVFALSAVVAGSASLVSDVSSEPISSAGPVSGVPMVFAFAVVTAVVTTVSVGPLAVSGPWGPRTVLRGTVGRVAVATLVVALISLVVPAFPDVSTVVVTGVVLATLLTGWFVRFDRPSGGGTLVATTDPDLASRAIETLPVRPDGFVSPPLHVTPDPRVDGVDTTHERGTDADSTANRSGRRPMDGVPAPTEEDDGQHSPRSDGGRPANESDGNEDRDRDVDHDFGNSGSPHRVTIDAETEAVVETSTLDGVAAIDGVPRLGGLSRLDAIFSSHDVDAVALAIGEADRCEFFGTLELCRDHTIAALVPASLAEHVIVTEELDGGFYRVDLNPWSWYSRLGKRIFDLAFAAFGLVVLTPLILLIAAAITLDSAGPVFYEQPRTTTFGRQFRLLKFRTMVPESDDAAPLGDEQNERITRVGRLLRTTHLDEIPQLASILVGDMSVVGPRAVWTEEERLLEREVPGWRSRWLVKPGLTGLAQVRGVTSTDGHRKLEHDLEYVRDRSFLLDLRIVLAQIHTVLTDTHSLATGDDGGSS
- a CDS encoding phosphotransferase; amino-acid sequence: MDDEECLVCGRHVSSRGGVPSTTTVVEPDPRAEQLRELAGLEIDDTIAPVFAAHQVGRLDDEVVDRFFTRRTVGWRVLLEPYCAGRALVVGTHDESVALSVAEAMDSVWVADTSVASLQATAAVASAEGTDVEPLHATVVDLPFPDGAFDLVVLQCPASELPKYLSEVSNRLAPDGRLALVVDGWIRELGLTALLGLAPSQRDGLGTRIAASIDAIPARVTRALDRHGLAVERTYGLLSRGRHENELAFDAESDDVLPWLLGEFDATADRTGFGVLRRLVRIGRRTRTVAQTFPRYLFVCGRSPVATRPDAPVTDVVSVAGKNRTSVLELDEGILAAVRKIPNSRRHAAANEAADRATRTASSVSSVSATIPNARTRTTVFGPERVERPVDGRPLDSVLSRDPERFERILDVAFDWLQRLHLGTQSGVVRKEPADVVSDLALDRLGLTDPPGVDRPIELPQVLTHGDYFGSNIYVDTETDDWEVTGVIDWEWASVEGIPIVDAGFVALQSATSLWDGFETGFARLFLDRNPYSSVVYEDLAEYGVTIGVDARAMATYLAIGYVERVRTEGQLNGRLDIEWDARIRNVWDHRETIERRIRTCSGGIESPKRPRRRR
- a CDS encoding nucleotidyltransferase family protein — protein: MDVDSAHPSAAAIATRYATAGADDWTDVLRRADANGVATVVLETLFAGEEGPIGADRTGELDCRALDASTPEYLSAALRRRRSRAEQFELDLEAVGGHFADRGIPYAVIKTNVDHAYHPWDLNVLVSPADLPAADELLTASGWERTSLRAHPLARTEPGKRLYEHPVRHPVHLHRAVSWNGLTYLRPETVLDSRCRIDGVAYPDPVVDAAIHCAHTVFEGFSLRLVEALEIVRLLGDAAESDQVRARRLAVDNGWPAGFDLALTTATSVVDAIEHDPASVSLPRRYPRRQLVGAWLQHARRTGGWYEPPLNALLGVVK